In Bactrocera neohumeralis isolate Rockhampton chromosome 5, APGP_CSIRO_Bneo_wtdbg2-racon-allhic-juicebox.fasta_v2, whole genome shotgun sequence, the genomic window GCAGGTTCGAAAGCACTTCGAAGCTACCACCTTTTCGAAATGCGCTATCTTGAGACTGAACAGTCATAAATTGAACGAGCCGTTCTAACAAACTTATTGTTGCAGGTGCTGTAGCTGGAGTgaactgcaaaaaaataaattcctgtAAAACTGGTGGAGAGGTTTGGTGAACGGAACACTTACTTTTGCTCCAGCTAACAGATCAAACATAAAAGCAGGTGGAAATGTGGTCCCCTCCGTTTTGTTTTCGACTACAATATCATCAATGCCTTTCTCCAGGTTCAACAGCATCTCTTTAAGTAGCGCCAAATCTTCTAATTTAAAGTCTTTCGGTTCGTCATTGCTCATAAAATCTAACGCGTTCTCGCTCATCATTGCCTTCATTACATGCGTCACATCGTCAATAGCCAAGGCTATGTCCGACGAACGTATTTGCACAGATGCAGATTCCTCACAAATTTTCTCTATGTTATGCGCCTCATCTAATATTACAATTGTATTGTTCAGGTCAACTTTATTTGCTTTACGTGCTTTTGGATCCAAAAGATAATTGTATGGCATAAATGTTATATCCGCGTCACTAGTCAACTCTTTAGATGCAAAATAGGGACACACTTTAAGTTTCTGTCCTACTTTGACCAAATCTTCAATATCCATTATGGATTGTTCTTTTAATTCGGGACTGTCTTTTTTTGATTCCACACGGTTATAGAATGAACAAGTGCGCGTTTGTATGCGCAATTTACAAAGTTGTACTTTGTTGGAATTGCCCTGTTCTCGCATAACTTCTGGATGAATGCATAATTGATCGCGCGATCCTAAAACTACAGCGCGCATAAAAGAATATGATGTACGTTTCAACTCCTGCATGGCTTGCGTTAATTGGGAATGTGTACGCGAggcatatataatttttggtatGCCCCAGCTGGCATTTCTCGACTGTATTGCATTGAATTCATTCACCGCTTGTTGTGCTGCTGCTCCACCTCTTGCATTCCTTTGTACTAACGATTGCATATCCGCTTTTCGCGACAATAACCAGGCTAGAGATGAACATAGTAGACTCAATGTTTTGCCAGTTCCAGTTGGAGACTCCAGCACACCATTCGTGCCATCGCGTAGGCAGCTGATTACTTTTTCCATATATGCCGTTTGCACATCGTAAGGTTCAAACGGAAAATGCACCGGTATGCCGGCGATTATATATTCCGGCATTTTTAAATGCACTTCAATACTTTTTATAGTTGTTATAACTTATTTTGCAATTATATTGTGCGTACTACGTCTATTTCACTTTACCATACCATACCATACGaacttatttcctttttttgtaaatagcGCCAAAACCAAAGAAGACAGCTGATTTTGACAGTACCTTATGGTTGATTGGTTCTTAAAATAATTGTACAAGCAACGCAACACTTGCATTCTGACAACGAAACGAGTGTAATGACATAAGTAAAACGTaaacaattcaataaaaacgcgcttcaaatttgtttagaattttAGTTAGCGAAGTgcgaaaagtgaaataaaaatggcaaaatccAATAAAATGTTTGCTGATAAAGCTTTTGAGTTAGTTAAAGAACTGGAACGTTCTTCACAGACAATTCCACCTTTTGATGTAAGTAAAAACGTTTATATTTGTCATGTTTGAGAAATGTTCGAATTTACATTACAGGATGATGGAGTACGTCAAGTATTGGAAGAAATCAAagcaatttttgaagaaaactgtgCACAAGCGTAAGTTGAATTGTGCTATAATAGTTGTATATCTTaagttacaattttttacttaGAGCTAATTATTCAACTTCTGGTGATCGGACTTTGTGGCCACTATTAAATTTTCGACACGCTGCCCTTCAAAGAAATAAGCGCTGCCTACTTACATATCTTTATAAACGTCTGCTGCGTATTAAAGCGCTTCGTTGGGAGTTTGGTCCTATTATACCAGCAGATATTAAAACATCCCTGTGCGAACCCGAAGTGAACTTCTTCAATACATATTCGAAGTCATTAGCATCCTACATGCGTTCCATTGGTGATGGACAAGGAATTGATTTAACGGGTGATTTACGCCCACCAAAGTCTTTATATATAGAAGTGCGTTGTCTGGAAGATTATGGCAAATTTGAATTGGAAGATGGTGAAgtgatatatttaaaaaagaacaGTCAACATTATTTACCGCGTGCGCAAGTGGAAACGCTGGTACGCCAGGgaattcttcaacatattgcgTGAAAAGgtatagttaataaaaaaaattatctcttgTACAATGTATATAGACGTCTAATGGAATTTGTGTAAACTTATCATTAATTTTGTAcatgctttgttgttgcataaATTAAAACAGATGCATTTATAATGCTCTTATCCGGATCGCAattgagatttttttattttaccgagtttttgttttctaattaaAGCGCTCaggtaaaattttgtataaaaataatgagaTATTTCTGCAAGtctgtctaaatttaatatttagagAAATTCCTTTAAATTACAATGGTAGAAAAGTGAACAATCTCTACTCATATGtcgcttattattattattattttgcatattttttacgataatttatatttattccatCTTGTCACTACACCAGGATTGCTTATACATGTaattgtgataatttttttagagaagttattcaaataaaaagaaCGTATTGggttttatgtaaatatatttctgaGATTACTTTATGATCAATATAATATCATATTATGTTATAAATAATAGCTGACCTAAGATATTATATCGttaattgttaatatttttagaaagaagcatctttatattttttgtttaatattcacTTGGTCtcgatttcgaatttttaaattcgaaacAACTGTATTCCACCCTTCATCGAATGTCAATTTTTAGGGAAAATTGTATCCCCGTCATTATGTGCATATTTCGCTGTGCGAAAGTGAGCTCAAAGCAGATTTGAAAATTCTTGGTGTGTGCTTGTGCATATGGGAGAGGGGCGAACGAAGAACGAGGAACGAGGAACGACGACGAATGCTAGTAGTCCAGTGAAATTTTGACAGTTTGTTTCTTGCTTTTGGAAAGGAAGGTTGGTAGCACCGGTTAAAATCGTAATCAAAACTAAATACTCGGGacggaacaaaaacaaatagcaGTGCTCGCTCGCAGTGGTGATAAATTTGTTGTAGTAAGCAAATAGCAAAGCAGCGGCGCACAAAAGTGTGaaacaaagagagagagagagagcgagcGAGAAGTAGAAGGAAGAAAGAAGAGGCAACAGCAACACTTCACAACAACAGTTTGCATTGCTTTTGGGGAATCGTTGGTGCTCCCGCAGTGGCGCTACCGACTGTTCGTCTTCTCATCTACAGTTCATTcaatggtgtgtgtgtgtacgatatattaacatatatttgttgttgcattgatGTAGTCGTTCCGTCGCACCACACACTTTGTGCACAAATTGATTACCACTAGAACGCCTCTTTAGGAAACTGAAGATGGAGAAGCTTTATTAAGCACAGCGTATGGAGCGTAGCTGACGAGCAGAAGAAGGTATTGCACAGCGTTCTATTGAATTGGGATGACTCCCACTTAAAGGAATATTAAAATAGCATAAAgtgtatttattaaaatcaaaaaatttcaaacttgcGACAATTGGAGCAAATAGTTTGAAACACGGTAATGACACTCAATGCAATGGTGACGACGGCAACTGTTAAGGCAACGACAACTGGCAAACTTCGTTTTTTTTGCATTCAGacgttatttacaaaaaaaacaaaacttgaaAACAAATTAGCGAAAAAAGTGAGAAATTATGCTCATACATGTCGATTCACCTTAGTGATAGCAATAGCTGTTGGTTTGAAGTTGCTGTAAGTTAAATTGCAAAGGCTTTGGGGCTATTGCAAAGGTACACATGTATGTGCAAGTACTTATCAGTGTCAGCCGCGCGGTATAGTGTGTCCTCTCACCCCACTAATTGAACAATGCGTGCGTGCACTCATACCCTCACTCTTCACTTGCAGTGATCagaattttgtttacaattttcggcAGCACGTTACCGTTTGTGATTTTCTTTACGTCAAGGACGTGCATTTAATTTGTGTTGGTGCGGATTTAATTTAGCGTTTAGTTGAAAgtgtttatttttctaatgCTAATTGTGTGACCGATTTGTTTATATGATTTAATTAACGTCAAAACtcatttaacacattttttgagCACTTGTAGAGAATTGTAGAGCCACTATGAAGCTTAAGCTCGGTGTTTGGCCTTTAGTTCCTAGACGTGCTATCAAAATACAGCCAACCGTTGCAAAGCTATTGGATTTTATTCTCttttaaacgtttttcatcattttcttatttcagtctttttgttgttgccaaatGTCAAAGTTTCGGTTGTTTATTGGTCGTCTCGCTTTCACGCACGTGAGAATTTTTCTGCTAATGAAGTGTTGCCGTCTGCTCTTAAAGCCAGGTGTTGAGGAAATTCGTTAAATTCATGATATAACTTTCAAAAAAGAACAAGATACTggacaacttttattttttgtttgaatatattAGCCAATGTTTTCTGAAAGTTCAgcaaaataaattctttaactTTTGAAATAGTTGAAGAAAAAATCGGAATATTTAGTAAATgatttgtaaagaaaaatcgttaaaatcGTTGCTTAAATACAATATCAATATAATccaaaagtttattatttttgcaattattttcaaataatacatgcttatatgtatattctaatcGTTAACCTTTTTACTGAGTTGACAACACTGCTGCTAGTGGATTTCTCGCCTTTCTCGTTTCTCTTTCAGCCAAAAGAGAGgaaatttgaattgtttttaaatttgtgcTATATCcagtaacaaataaaaaaacataatgatAAAAAAGTTGCGATAAAGTTTAACCGTGCTAATAGTAAATATTCAGCAGTATCGGAAAAAGGTTGCAAAGCATTCTTTAGTTAGAATATTCGTTCGTCTGTGACAAGACAAAAATAGCAGTTATCATTATCATTCATTTCGATTCAGCTACAAGTTATGTGTGAAAAAGTACCCAACAATTGCCTTTCTCACATTGCCGCTATTAATTCTGCCGCCACcactataagttcttcttccgcACGTTGCTTTTCCCAGTTTCGGAGTGCGGTGCTATGTTTGAGCTGGGGACTTGCATGCTTATATTAAACTCAGAATGAAAGAAAGTTATTGCTTTATAAAGTGTAAAGTCGAGACGGTGGCGTGTCTGTTTGCTGTGCAATATACATTATTGTTtgagttttatttacttttctttatatgtgtttcaaagttttgaaattttcaacttttgggATTACACATGTCCTTCCGGCCCTACAGCGCCATCTTTAGGCATAAAACATGCaaagatttttgaatattaCTTAACGTATTCCTGTTaatatgaattatatatttttttga contains:
- the LOC126758186 gene encoding DNA replication complex GINS protein PSF1-like, with the protein product MAKSNKMFADKAFELVKELERSSQTIPPFDDDGVRQVLEEIKAIFEENCAQAANYSTSGDRTLWPLLNFRHAALQRNKRCLLTYLYKRLLRIKALRWEFGPIIPADIKTSLCEPEVNFFNTYSKSLASYMRSIGDGQGIDLTGDLRPPKSLYIEVRCLEDYGKFELEDGEVIYLKKNSQHYLPRAQVETLVRQGILQHIA